The DNA region ACAAGGATGGGTGTTTTATTAGGTAAGGAGTTCCATCGGGAGAAAGCAAAGGTACACCTGACCTAACTCCTTTCGGTCACTGCGACCCTCAGCGTGCCATCGAACATACCCGCCAGAATTCTACCGGCTTCAGCACCTTTAGCAACTCTTCCTGTGAGTAGCCGGTCTCAAGGGCCGCTTCATCCAAGGTGAGGAAATGGAAGGGGGAGGCGGTTTGAGTAATGGGGAGCGTGGCCATGGAGGGCTCCTGAACGGAATAACAAACACCCACGGACTTCGCCGTGGGTGTATTACGGGCAGTGCGGGGCAAAACCCGCGCTTCTGATGCCCCCACCGCGACTCGAACGCGGGTCTTCGGCTCCGGAGGCCGACGCTCTATCCACTGAGCTATGGGGGCCTTAGGTTGGTCGTTGCGCTATGATTATACCAATCGCCGGGTAATCGGGCAAGAGCCGGAGAGATGTTATAATCCAAAAGTCAACCTTGCCCCAAGGATAGTGAACCCATGCCTCACGAATATACTCCGCTGGAACGCGTCCGTTTGGAGAAAATTCAGCGCCTGCGCGAGATGGGGATTGAGCCTTATCCCCCGCGGGCCGAGCGCACGCATACCACCCAGGAGGCCATCGCAGCCTACCAGCAGGCCGAAACCGAGGGCCGCGAGGCCCCCGTTCGGGTGACCGTGGCTGGCCGTCTGCGTTCCATGCGCCCTATGGGCAAGATCACCTTTGCCCACATCGAGGATGGCGAAGGGCGTCTGCAACTGTTCTTCCGCGCCAACGACATCGGCACAGAGCAACTCAAGTTTTTCAACAAGCAGTTCGACCTGGGCGACTTCATCCAGGCCTCGGGCGAGATGTTCCGCACCCGCACCGGTGAAATCACCCTGCATGTCCGGGAATTCAAGATGCTCGCCAAGGCCATCACGCCGTTGCCGCCGGCCAAGGATGAAGTGGCCGAAGACGGCACCGTCATCCGCCACGCCATCCTTTCGGACCCCGAGACCCGCTATCGCCAGCGTTATGCCGATCTGGCGGTCAACCCCCAGGTGCGGGAGATTTTCCGCACCCGGGCGCGTATTGTGCGTGCCTTGCGTGAGTTTTTGGAGGAGCACGGTTTTCTGGAAGTGGAGACCCCTATCCTGCAGCCGGTGTACGGCGGCGCGGCGGCCCGGCCCTTCATCACTTATCACAACCAACTCAAACAGACCCTCTATCTGCGCATCTCCTTTGAATTGTACCTCAAGCGGCTGCTGGTGGGGATGTTCGAAAAGGTGTACGAGATTGGCCGCGATTTCCGTAACGAAGGCATTTCCTTCAAGCACAACCCCGAGTTCACCCAACTGGAGTTTTACTGGGCCTATGCGGATTACGAAAAGGTGATGGCCTTCACCGAGGAAATGCTGGCCTATGTGGCCGACCGGGTGTTGGGTCGGCGCACCTTCACTTACCAGGGCCACGAGATCAGCCTGGAACCGCCCTGGAAGCGCATCTCGGTGCGTGACGCCATTCTGGAAGCCACGGGCATTGATATCAACGCCTGCCCCACCGCCGAGGGCCTGGCCGCTGCCATGCGGGCCAAGGGGTTGGAGCCAAAACCCGAGGCACCTCGGGGCAAACTGATTGACGGCCTCATCGGGGATTTCGTGGAGCCCAATCTGATCCAGCCGACCTTCTTGTACGACTATCCTCGCGATATCTCTCCCCTGGCTAAAGCCAAACTGGACGATCCCAACACGGTGGAGCGTTTCGAGGGTTTTATCGGGGGCATGGAGTTGTGCAACGCCTTTACCGAATTGAACGATCCGCCGGATCAGGAAGCCCGCTTCCTGGAAATGGGCCGCACCTACGAAAAAGACGACGAGGAGCGGCATCCCATGGATGAGGATTACCTGCGTGCGATGCGCTACGGCATGCCGCCCAACGGGGGCTTTGGGATGGGCATCGATCGGCTGACCATGCTGTTCACGGATCAGCACAGCATTCGGGAGGTCATTTTGTTCCCCCATTTGCGCAGCAAGGACGAGGATTGAGCCGGAGGCCCCTTTTTGGGAGGCAGCGGAATGATGGAAAGCAAGGAGGAAAGCCGAGAGCATATGGCGCAGGCGTGGCAGGAGGTAGCCGCCTGGCTTAACCGTCTGCCACCGGAGCGGCGTGCGGCGTTGAAGGAGCGCATCCGTCACTTCAACCATGACCTGGGCGACCGGGTAGGGCTTGTACGCTCCGCGGAGGCGTTGCTGCGCCGCGATGCGCAGGAATCGCAAGCGGGATGCGACCCCGAACTGCTGGATATCATTCGCGACGCGGCCAGCGATTTGTACGCCCTTTTGCAGATGCTGCGCGCCTTTGCCCAAAGCATTGAGGGTTGAACGGCGCGGGGCCTCGCGTTCGCTTTACGTTTTTGAGGTGAAGCCATGCACGCCACCCATCGTGAGCGTATTCTGGTGGTCTCCGGCGATCCTGAGGTGGTCAACCTCATCGCTCGCCAGAGCCTGCAGCCGTTGCATTATCATGTCCAGGTGGCGCAGAGCGCCGGGGAGGCGTTTCAGGCGTTGGCCAAGTTTGCCCCCGACCTCATCCTGGCCGATCTGGATTTGCCGGACCTGAGCGCGAAGGACTTTCTGGCCGCGTTGCGTTCGCAACGGCGGGAGACCCCGGTGGTGGTCGTGGCGCCCGAAAAACGGGAGCGGGACATCATCCAGAGTTTCCGTTTGGGGGCCATGGACTATCTTGGCCTGCCGGCCAAGGAAACCGAAGTTGTGGCCGTGGTGGAGCGGGCCCTCAAGGCGGTGCGGGAACGGCGCGAGCGGGAATATCTGGCGCGACGCCTGGAGCAAACCAACCAGGCCCTGCGCCGTCGTCTGGGCGAACTGGACCTGCTCTTTCGCCTGGCCAAGGAACTGACCAGCGTGAGCGGGGCCAAGGCCCTCTATCAGCACCTGGTGGATCAGGCGTGTGAGGGCCTGGGGGCCGATGTAGGCTGGCTGGTGTTTCGCGAAGAGAAATCCTTCCGCCTGGTGGCCCATCGCAATGTGTCCAAAACCTGGGTGCAACGCGCAGCCCATCAGTGGGACGATGGCCTCTCTTCGTTGGTGGCCTTTTCGGGGGAGCCGTTGAACATTCATGGAGAGCCGTTGAAGCGCTTCAAGGCGGCGCATTTGGGCCAGGCGGCCTTAGTGGCCCCTGTGCGGGTCAAGGAACGCACCATCGCCGTGCTGGGCGTGGCCCGGAAGGCGTTGAAGCCTTTTGCCACCTCGGATCAGGCCCTTCTCCAGGCCATCGCCGATCTGGCCGCGATTTCGCTGGTCAACCTGGAGTTGTTCCGCGCGTTGGACGAGCGAGCGAAACATTTCCAGCGTCTGGCCCGGGCGGCGCAGCGGGCCGAGCAATTGAAAAGCGCGATTTTGCAGAACCTGGCGCATGAGTTGCGCGCGCCCTTAGGGGTGGCCATTGGGTATGTGGATATGCTGGCAACGGGCCAGATGGGAAAGTTGAGCGTGGAACAACGAGAGGCCCTGGATACCGTCAAGCAAAAGTTGAACCGGCTGGATGAAGCAGTCAATTCCTTGCTTTCCCTGGGCAGCACGCTGGCCCCAGAACGCATGGAAGGGGTCAATTTGAGCAAAGTGGTGCAAGCCGCTGCGGAGATGCAGCGCCCCCGGATGAAGGAGAAGGGGCTGTCCTTCACGATTCATTTGCCGGAGGCCCCCGTAGTGGTTTACGGGGATGCCCGCTTCCTGGGCAAGATGTTGGCGCACCTGCTGGACAAGGCTTTCAAGTTCACGCCCAAAGGGGGATCGGTCACCGTGGCGCTGGAAGAGCGGGATGGCCATGCGTTGCTGAAGGTGCAGGATACGGGCGTGGGCATACCCAAAGAGGCGCTGTCGCGCATCTTCGAGCCTTTCTATCAGGCCGACCAGAGCACGGCCCGGCGGTTTGGCGGGCTGGGATTGGGGCTGGCGGTGGTGAAGGAAATCGTGCAGGTGCACAACGGGCGGGTGTGGGCCGAGAGCGAACCCGGCCAGGGGACGACGGTTTGGGTTCGCTTCCCCCTGATGGATGCGGATCAGGGACAAGGGGGGATGTGAATGCCGCTCCGTGTACGGCTCCTGCTGCGGGATGCGGAAGAGGCTCAACGGCTGGCCAGGGAAGTGTTGCTGCCCGCAGGGTTTGAGGTCCTTCCGGAGGAGCAGGGTTTGTCATCTTCCGCGGATGTGGTGGTGGTGGACCCGGAGCACCCGGCCGCCTTGTCGTTGGAAGACCCGTTCCCCGCGGTGGTGGGTTATCTGGCACGGAGGGAGGATGCCGCATGGCGCCGTGTCCTGGCCCTGGGGGCCGTGGGTGTATTGACCCGGGATTGGACCGTGGAGGAGGCCCGGGAGATTTTCCATCGGGCGGCCCGGCGATTGGCCCGCTGGCATGAGGTGTGGCGGAGCGAAGCGAGGCGCTGGCTGCGGAAGCAGCCCTGGCTATATCTGTTCGAGCAGCTGCCGGTGGGGCTGTTGATGCTCGACCCGGCCGACGAGGTGATCTGGGCCAACGCTGCGGCGGCGCGCTGGCTACATTGCGAGGAGCAGGAGGGGCGCTGGCGTTGTGCGCCTTTCTCGGTGGAAGTGCAGGCGTGCCTGACTCAGGCCCGGCGTCAATCCCCGGCTGAGGGGGAGGCGGTGTTGCCCGAAAGCGGGCAGATGCTCTCGCTGGTGGCCGTGGCCGGGGAACAACATAACGGGGTGCTGCTCTTTTTGCAGGATGTGACCACGCTCAAGGTCATGGAGGCCCAGCGGGTGCAGTTGATCCAGAACCTTTCCCTGCAGTTGCGCTCCCCGTTGACGGCCGTTTTGGGCTATGCCGAGTTATTGGAGCATGTGGGACCGCTCAACGAGGCTCAACAGCAGTTTGTCCAGCGCATCGGGCAAAGTGTGCGCACCATGGTGGATGCGCTGGAAAAACTGCTGGAAATCACGCGCATCGAGTCGGGCGTGGACACGGCCTGGGAGGTGGTCCCTCTGGCCGTGTTGTTGCGTTATACCATCGAGGCTATGCGTCCCCGGGCGGAGGACCGGGGTGTGCGCTTTGAGGTGCGCCTGCTGGAGTCGCTGCCCGCGGTGCAGGGACCGCCAGCCCGGCTGCGCTATGTTTTTGACCATCTGGTGGGCGATGCCATCCGCTACACGCCGGAGGGCGGCACGGTGACGCTGGAGGCTGAGGTGGCCGAGCAACAGGCCATTGTGCGGGTGAAGGATACAGGGGTGGGCATTCCCCAGGAAAGTCTGCCCCACATTTTCAAGAAGTTCTACCGGGCCCCCAATGTGGCCACCCGATTCCCGGGGAGCGGTTTGGGTCTCAGTCTGGTGCGCTCGGTGGTGGACCAGGTCGGGGGACGGATCTGGGTCGAGTCGCAGGAGGGCCAGGGCACGACCTTCACCGTGGTCTTGCCGGTGGCCGCACCGGGTCAGGGGGACTGAAAACAACACGACGGGCGCTTCAGGCCCGTCGTGTTCCAAAGCGGCCCCTTCAGCGGGCCTGGTTTTCGTCTTTGTAACCGTGGGGGTGGGTGCGGTGCCATTCCCAGGCGCTGGCGATGATGTCTTCCAGGCGCGGGATTTGCGGCTGCCAGCCCAGTTCGCGGCGGATTTTCTCGGCCGAGGCCACCAGGCGCGCCGGGTCGCCGGGGCGTCGGGGGGCCACCACCGCCGGGATGGGGTGGCCGGTGACTTTGCGCGCCGTCTCGATGACTTCCAGCACCGAGTAGCCCTGGCCGTTGCCGAGGTTGTAGATAAGGCGGTCGTGGTCGGCCAGGGCTTCCAGGGCCAGCAAATGGGCCTGCACCAGGTCGGCGATGTGGATGTAATCGCGGATGCAGGTGCCGTCGGGGGTCGGGTAGTCGTCCCCGAAGATGGCGATGTGGTCGCGCTGGCCCAGGGCCACCTGGAGCACCAGGGGGATGAGGTGGGACTCGTTGGGATGGGCCTCGCCCCGGTCGGGGGGGAGGGCCCCCGCGGCGTTGAAGTAGCGCAAGGCGGCGTAGTGCAGCCCGTGGGTCTGGCGATACCAGTCCAGCATCTGCTCCACGGTCAACTTGGTGAAGCCGTACACATTGGTGGGGCCCAGGGGGGCCTCTTCGCTCAACGGTTCGTCGCTGGAGGCGTACACCGCGGCCGTGGAGGAGAAGACGAAGCGGCGCACCCCGGCCTGGACGGCGGCTTCGATGAGGTGGGCGGCGTTGGTGATGTTGTTTTGCAGGTACTTGTAGGGCTGGCGCATACTTTCGCCCGCCTGAATGAAGGCGGCGAAGTGCATCACGGCGAGGTAGGGATGGCGGGCGAGGGCTTCGCGTAGCCGTTCGGTGTCGGCCAGGTCGCCCTGGATGAACTCGGCCCCGGCGGGCACGGCGGCCCGGTGGCCGGTCACCAGCGAATCGTACACCGTCACCGCGTATCCGGCCTTCAACAGCGCGTCGGCGGCGGCCGAGCCGATGTAGCCCGCGCCGCCGGTGACGAAAATGTGTCCGCGGCTCATTCGGTTTTCTCCCTGTCTACGATGGTCAGGTGGGCCAGCGAAGCGATGACCCGTTTGAGGCCCACGCTGTCAAAGAACACATCCACGATTTCGTCGCCGTCGTCCACCCGGCTGCCGATGACCATCCCGCATCCCCACTTGGGGTGCTCCACCTGCATCCCGGTGCGAAACTGGGGCTCCAGGATGGGGACCGAACCGGAGGGGGCAGAGGCGTTCCCCCAGGTGGTGGCCCGCTCCCAGGAGGTCCCGAACTCGTCCTTGAGGGGATGGTCGCCCTCCACCAGGTCGGGGGGGATGTCCTCCAGAAAGCGGGAGGGGTCGGCCGGCTCGCTGTAACCGTAGGCGGTGCGTTGTTCGGGGTAAGTGAGGTACAGGCGGTCTTTGGCGCGGGTGATGCCCACATAGAACAGGCGACGCTCCTCGGCCATGGCCTCGGCGTCCTCCAGGGAGCGGAAGTGGGGGAGCAGGCCCTCCACCAGGCCCACGATGAACACCACGCGAAATTCCAGCCCTTTGGCCGCGTGGAGGGTGAGCAGGGTGGGGGCTGCCTCGCCCTCGCGCAGGGTGTCCTGGTCGGAGATGAGGGCCAGGTCTTCGAGGAAGGCTTCCAGGCCGCGCTCCTGGTACTCCCCGGCCAGGCGGCGCAGTTCCTGGACGTTTTCCCAGCGGGAGAGGCCCTCTTCGGTGCTGTCGTTGAGGTAGGTCTGGTAACCGGTGTCGCCGAGGATGCGGTCGAGGAGTTGCAAGGGGGCCAGTTCGGGCGCGACGGTGTGCCACTGGGCGAGCCGTAGGGCAAAGGGGAGCAGGACATTGAAAACGCGGGGTTTGAAGGCTTCGCGGTAGGCTTCAGGCTCAGCGGCCAGGTCCAGCAACACCGCGCCGGGGCTGCGCCGGCGGTTGGCGGCCAGTTGTCGCAGGGTCTGCACGGTTTTCGGGCCGATGCCTCGAGGCGGGGTGTTGATCACCCGCAGCAGGCTGGCTTCGTCGGAGGGGTTGTGGGCCAGGCGCAGGTAGGCCACCAGGTCTTTGATTTCGCGCCGACCGTAGAAGCGTTGTGCCCCGACCAGGCGATAGGGCATCCCCGCGGTGAGGAAGGCCTCTTCCAGCAGGCGGGACTGGGCGTTGGTGCGGTACATGACGGCGATTTCTTCGGGCCTGGCCTGGCCGCTGGCCACCAGGTGAGCGATGGTGTGCACCACAAAGGCGGCTTCTTCGCGGTCGTTGTAGGTGCGGTGCATAGTGATTTTGGCCCCCCGGCCGCGCTGGGTGAACAGTTGCTTGCGATGCTTGTACTGCAGGGGCGCGATGACGGCCATGGCCGCGTCCAGGATGGTCTGGGTGGAACGGTAGTTTTCCTCCAGCAGGATGACGCGGGCGTTGGGGAAATCTTCCTCAAAGCGCAGCACATTGCGGTAATCGGCCCCGCGCCAACTGTAGATGGATTGGTCGATGTCGCCCACCACGAAGAGGTTGCGATGGTGGTGGGAGGCCAGCAGTTTGAGCAGTTGGTACTGGGCCGGGTTGGTGTCCTGAAATTCGTCCACCAGGATGTGCTTGAAGCGGCGGGCGTAGCGCTGGCGCACGGCCTCGTTTTCGCTCAACAGGCGTACGGCCCAGAGGAGCAGGTCGTCGAAGTCCAGGGCGTTGGACGCCAGCAGCAGTTCCTGGTAGCGCTCATAGACGCGCTGCACCACCTGGTCGCGGTAAGTGCGCACCAGGAAGTCGGGGGGCAGGAGCAGGTCGTTTTTGGCGTTGGAGATGGCGGCGTGGACGGCCTGGGGCCGGTATTGTTTGGGGTCAAGGTTGAGATCGGCCAGGGCCCGCTTGACCAGGTTGACCTGGTCGTCGGCGTCGAAGATGACGAAGTTGCTCTGGAAGGGCAGGTGGTCGGCCTCGCGGCGCAGCAGGCGGGCGCAGAAGGCGTGAAAGGTGCCCACGGTGAGGCCGTACATGCGCGTGCCCAGCAGGTTTTCCAGGCGGGCTTCCATCTCGCGGGCCGCCTTGTTGGTAAAGGTGACGGCCAGGATGTGGAAAGGCTGGACGCCCAACGCGCCGATGAGGTAAGCGATGCGGTAGGTCAATACGCGGGTCTTGCCCGATCCCGGCCCGGCCATGACTAAGGTGGGGCCAGGTGGCGTGGTGACCGCCGCCTGCTGCTGCGGGTTGAGGAGGGAAAGGAAGTCGAAAGTGGTCATAGGGTTTGAGAAAAGGGGAGCCCCTACACTTCCCCCTGCGGCGCGCCCTGAGCGAAGTCGAAGGGGCGCCGCAGGGGAGTGAGGTGGGGATCTCAGGATAGCAGGTCGAACGGATGCCCCGCCGAGACGGCCAAATTATATCCGGCCTTCAGCATCTCCTCATCGCCTCTCTCAAAGAGGGGATGCTATCCGCCAGCCTGGGCAACAGAGGGTCAGGCTGGTTTCACCGCCCAATGGATGGCGATGGTGCCAAACATGCGCCGGCGGAAGCCCACCTGGCGGAACCCGACTGCTTCGACCCGTTGGGCCAGGGCCTCGGCGGGGAGGAACTGGGTGGTGGAGTTGGGCAGGTATTGATAGGCCGCCGGATCGCCGGCAAGGACGGTGCCCAATAGGGGGATGACCAGACGAAAGTGCAGTTGGATGAAAGGCCAGAGGAGGTTGTGGCGGGGTGGTGTGGTGTCCAGGGCGACCCACCGACCTCCGGGTTTGAGCACGCGGTATTGCTCCCGCAGCGCACGGTCCAGGTCGGCCACATTGCGCAGCAGGAAGCCAGAGACCACGGCGTCGAAATGCCCGTTGGGGAAGGGCAGGTGGAGGGCGTCGGCACCGGTCCACAGGATGCGCTGGCCCCAGGGCCGTTGCCGGCCGACTTGCATCATCTCTAAGGTGAAGTCGCCCGCCACCGGTCGGCAGAGGGGTTGCTGGCGTATGGCTTCGTAAGCCAGGTCGCCGGTGCCCGCGCCCAGGTCGAGCAGGCGTTGGTGGGGTTGCAGGGCGGCCCGGTGGATGACCTCGCGCCGCCAGCGCAGGTCCTGCCCGGCGGTCATCAGGCGGTTCATCACATCATATCGCGGCGCGATGCGGGCGAACATGGCCCGCACGCGGCGGGGTTTGGCCTGAGTTGTCGAGGGGTTCATGGGCTGACAGGGTTCCTTGGTCACGAGAGGTTCTGGGGAGAAAACGGGCCGGTTCGAGGGGAAC from Anaerolineae bacterium includes:
- a CDS encoding hybrid sensor histidine kinase/response regulator; its protein translation is MHATHRERILVVSGDPEVVNLIARQSLQPLHYHVQVAQSAGEAFQALAKFAPDLILADLDLPDLSAKDFLAALRSQRRETPVVVVAPEKRERDIIQSFRLGAMDYLGLPAKETEVVAVVERALKAVRERREREYLARRLEQTNQALRRRLGELDLLFRLAKELTSVSGAKALYQHLVDQACEGLGADVGWLVFREEKSFRLVAHRNVSKTWVQRAAHQWDDGLSSLVAFSGEPLNIHGEPLKRFKAAHLGQAALVAPVRVKERTIAVLGVARKALKPFATSDQALLQAIADLAAISLVNLELFRALDERAKHFQRLARAAQRAEQLKSAILQNLAHELRAPLGVAIGYVDMLATGQMGKLSVEQREALDTVKQKLNRLDEAVNSLLSLGSTLAPERMEGVNLSKVVQAAAEMQRPRMKEKGLSFTIHLPEAPVVVYGDARFLGKMLAHLLDKAFKFTPKGGSVTVALEERDGHALLKVQDTGVGIPKEALSRIFEPFYQADQSTARRFGGLGLGLAVVKEIVQVHNGRVWAESEPGQGTTVWVRFPLMDADQGQGGM
- a CDS encoding ubiquinone/menaquinone biosynthesis methyltransferase, whose amino-acid sequence is MNPSTTQAKPRRVRAMFARIAPRYDVMNRLMTAGQDLRWRREVIHRAALQPHQRLLDLGAGTGDLAYEAIRQQPLCRPVAGDFTLEMMQVGRQRPWGQRILWTGADALHLPFPNGHFDAVVSGFLLRNVADLDRALREQYRVLKPGGRWVALDTTPPRHNLLWPFIQLHFRLVIPLLGTVLAGDPAAYQYLPNSTTQFLPAEALAQRVEAVGFRQVGFRRRMFGTIAIHWAVKPA
- the lysS gene encoding lysine--tRNA ligase translates to MPHEYTPLERVRLEKIQRLREMGIEPYPPRAERTHTTQEAIAAYQQAETEGREAPVRVTVAGRLRSMRPMGKITFAHIEDGEGRLQLFFRANDIGTEQLKFFNKQFDLGDFIQASGEMFRTRTGEITLHVREFKMLAKAITPLPPAKDEVAEDGTVIRHAILSDPETRYRQRYADLAVNPQVREIFRTRARIVRALREFLEEHGFLEVETPILQPVYGGAAARPFITYHNQLKQTLYLRISFELYLKRLLVGMFEKVYEIGRDFRNEGISFKHNPEFTQLEFYWAYADYEKVMAFTEEMLAYVADRVLGRRTFTYQGHEISLEPPWKRISVRDAILEATGIDINACPTAEGLAAAMRAKGLEPKPEAPRGKLIDGLIGDFVEPNLIQPTFLYDYPRDISPLAKAKLDDPNTVERFEGFIGGMELCNAFTELNDPPDQEARFLEMGRTYEKDDEERHPMDEDYLRAMRYGMPPNGGFGMGIDRLTMLFTDQHSIREVILFPHLRSKDED
- a CDS encoding UvrD-helicase domain-containing protein → MTTFDFLSLLNPQQQAAVTTPPGPTLVMAGPGSGKTRVLTYRIAYLIGALGVQPFHILAVTFTNKAAREMEARLENLLGTRMYGLTVGTFHAFCARLLRREADHLPFQSNFVIFDADDQVNLVKRALADLNLDPKQYRPQAVHAAISNAKNDLLLPPDFLVRTYRDQVVQRVYERYQELLLASNALDFDDLLLWAVRLLSENEAVRQRYARRFKHILVDEFQDTNPAQYQLLKLLASHHHRNLFVVGDIDQSIYSWRGADYRNVLRFEEDFPNARVILLEENYRSTQTILDAAMAVIAPLQYKHRKQLFTQRGRGAKITMHRTYNDREEAAFVVHTIAHLVASGQARPEEIAVMYRTNAQSRLLEEAFLTAGMPYRLVGAQRFYGRREIKDLVAYLRLAHNPSDEASLLRVINTPPRGIGPKTVQTLRQLAANRRRSPGAVLLDLAAEPEAYREAFKPRVFNVLLPFALRLAQWHTVAPELAPLQLLDRILGDTGYQTYLNDSTEEGLSRWENVQELRRLAGEYQERGLEAFLEDLALISDQDTLREGEAAPTLLTLHAAKGLEFRVVFIVGLVEGLLPHFRSLEDAEAMAEERRLFYVGITRAKDRLYLTYPEQRTAYGYSEPADPSRFLEDIPPDLVEGDHPLKDEFGTSWERATTWGNASAPSGSVPILEPQFRTGMQVEHPKWGCGMVIGSRVDDGDEIVDVFFDSVGLKRVIASLAHLTIVDREKTE
- the galE gene encoding UDP-glucose 4-epimerase GalE, producing MSRGHIFVTGGAGYIGSAAADALLKAGYAVTVYDSLVTGHRAAVPAGAEFIQGDLADTERLREALARHPYLAVMHFAAFIQAGESMRQPYKYLQNNITNAAHLIEAAVQAGVRRFVFSSTAAVYASSDEPLSEEAPLGPTNVYGFTKLTVEQMLDWYRQTHGLHYAALRYFNAAGALPPDRGEAHPNESHLIPLVLQVALGQRDHIAIFGDDYPTPDGTCIRDYIHIADLVQAHLLALEALADHDRLIYNLGNGQGYSVLEVIETARKVTGHPIPAVVAPRRPGDPARLVASAEKIRRELGWQPQIPRLEDIIASAWEWHRTHPHGYKDENQAR
- a CDS encoding PAS domain-containing protein, yielding MPLRVRLLLRDAEEAQRLAREVLLPAGFEVLPEEQGLSSSADVVVVDPEHPAALSLEDPFPAVVGYLARREDAAWRRVLALGAVGVLTRDWTVEEAREIFHRAARRLARWHEVWRSEARRWLRKQPWLYLFEQLPVGLLMLDPADEVIWANAAAARWLHCEEQEGRWRCAPFSVEVQACLTQARRQSPAEGEAVLPESGQMLSLVAVAGEQHNGVLLFLQDVTTLKVMEAQRVQLIQNLSLQLRSPLTAVLGYAELLEHVGPLNEAQQQFVQRIGQSVRTMVDALEKLLEITRIESGVDTAWEVVPLAVLLRYTIEAMRPRAEDRGVRFEVRLLESLPAVQGPPARLRYVFDHLVGDAIRYTPEGGTVTLEAEVAEQQAIVRVKDTGVGIPQESLPHIFKKFYRAPNVATRFPGSGLGLSLVRSVVDQVGGRIWVESQEGQGTTFTVVLPVAAPGQGD